TCTGCTGTATTTCAAAtacaatttctccttttaaccTGGGATGTATTGGCGTTCCAAAGGAGAAGACCATGTCATGTCATCAATAATCCATTTTCCAAAGATTGGGGTGCTTCAAATTCTTAGGTCATCTTTCTCCCGTCACTTCAGCCTTGATGCACAATACTAAAGGAAGGCGGCTCACCCCTTCCCTGGAATGGCCCAGGCGCAGTACCATCCGGTCAGTCTGAATGACAGCAGGTGATCCATTTTCCTGTTTTGACTGACGTGATATATTGTTTATCATTTTAGCCCTGCCTGAATGAAATTATTTGTTTGAATGAATGTCATAGATTAGGAACTGACTTAtcagtaatatataaaataattatgaatctTTCAATGACATTCAATTTGTGTCCTTGACATAATTTATGTCAATGACAATTCAATTATATCATTTCAATGACATAAGAGTGAAGGCACAAAATGCTAGGATGATTCCATTGAAAGAACTCAATGTCCTCCTACTTACTGAGGCTCAGTCTGTGAAAACAGGACAGGACATAGGAGGCAGTCCTAATAATTGAAATGTCTTAAATAGCAGCTGAATTCTTGCTGAACACACTTtgcttttcatgtattttgtctcTTGAAATTTTTGAGTGaatcaaaatttttctttaaaaattcctttgaTTTCCCAAAAGCACTGTGTCCTGCTTTGCTGTAATTTTTAAGTACAGTATTCCACACCATGTAATCATAATCAGTTTAGCAAATAAATAGGTTAACCTTGATCTTCTAgtctcttaaaaattaaataagttttGGTTCtgagttgtttttaaaattgcatttttttctttgaaacaatGTGTTTTTATTACAAGACATTTGAAAACAGTCAGCACATACTCGTTTCCtccctctgattttctttctttcatttgttcattctttcttttttcccacaaATAACGATTGAGGGCTTTGATATCTACATTTGGATGAAATGTTAACTTACACTAGTGAAGTAAAGAGTTTCAGCCACAATAGAAACATTTCTGGGGCTGAAATATGCAATGAGAGGCACACTTAGACACTGTTGATATTACAGCTGAAGATGAAATTCCAGATAAAGTGTAGCTGCAGCAAATAGCAAAAGACAACAAACTCATTAATTATTCTTATGTTTATCCATAAATTCCACAGTCTAAATGGCTCATGGAGTGTTTATCCCTCAGCTTTGGCATTATAATTTGGAGCATATCCAtctcctttctgcctccctcAATGGTCAGTAAATACTTGGAGCACATAGCCCATGCCCCGTCCTCTCTCGTGGCCACTATCTCCACGAGTGCTTGGTGCATGGtagacaataaatgtttgtcaaattgTTAAACTGTATTCAGATTATCTTTTATCCCTAATCATAAGTGCTTCCATGTGAAAATGTTGACTTAGAGGAACTCCCTGCTGTTTTATATGTATAAGGATTACCTTGTGGAATGCAAGTGTAGTTTTATTTATTACTGGTTGCCTATGGCCTATACTTAACTTACTAAGACACAGTTGCTTATTTTGGGAAATAAACTACTTTCTTGtttgaaatgaaaacagaaggtAATAGATGAACTTGCAtgctgctctctgcttcagcatcgGCTAGCTCTGCTAcccacataaaaaacaaaaacaaaaagttttgaaTGCTCTTTTACTTACATGAggccaaataaattattttgccaCACCTATTTCTTTATAACACAGATAGATTCAGTTGTGCTTATGTGGTTAATATCTCCCATGCAACCTGGCCGAAGGAACAAAGTTCCACTCTTCAAAAAGTGGACTGAATTGAAAATTAAACCATCTGACATCTGTTCTTAGGGTGCTTATGATACATAAAATTTCCACACGGTAAACAATTCTGTCATCTAGTTATTTTGTCTGGATAACTGTCTAACTTCCCTATTTTATGAACAagttgtttttggttttataGGGTCTTTATTGCCTTCCCACAGCCCTATCTTCACCCTCCATCTCCTCATTCATCTTTGAATAGTGAGGGGGAAAGTACGTATATTTCCATTCTGATTCTGTATCTTCAGATAGAAACAGACTCTAGGTGTTAGTATGCTCAGGAAGGAACAGTAAGGTTGGTGCTAGAATTCTTCagttctattcattcatttagtaattcattcattaaaaaatgtttattggggccggcccagtggtgcagcgggtaagtttgcacattccacttcagcagcccggggttcactggttcggatcccaggtgcggacctatgcactgcttgttaagccatgctgtggtaggcgtcccatatataaagtagaggaagatgggcatggatgctagctcaaagccagtcttcctcagcaaaaaagaggaggattggtggcggatgttagctcagggctaatcttcctcaaaaaacaaaatatttatcaagtacctacTACATGCAAAAatctgtgctaagtgctggaaatacaaagacatggaaaatgaACTCTAAGTGGGCCCTTGTGAGGAAAATGACATTAaccaaataataatataaatatatagttacaAATTGCAATAAATACCCAAAGTAAAAAGTATAGGCAACTCTGAGAGTTTATAAGAGGACTTGATCCAGAATGAGTCGTCAGAAAAGGTATCCCTGAGGGAGTGACGTTGAAATATTAGTAAGGGCAGAGACGTGTATTTCAGGCAGAGAAAGCAGTATCTCGATGGCTCTAAGATGGCGTGCAGTCAGGGAAACTAGAGAAGCCCTATGCGGTTCAAGCACAGAAAGCAAAAGGGACAGTGACATGACAGTGAGATAGGCAGGGGCCCCACCACGGAGGAAGATTTAGACTCTGTGAACAATTCAGGACTTTTTCCCAAAAGCTAAAATCTAAAGctgttcattaattcattcaacacatatttattaagaaTTCTCTTAGTGTCTAAGTTTTCATCAGTGAACCAAATGCCACGCCCTCTTGTAGCTTTCATTCTAGTTGGgggagatgaaaaaataaaaaagtaaacaaagaaatatataatgtcaggtagtgataagtgctttgaggaaaaatgaagaggagtGAAAGGGAGCTTCATGGGGAGGAAGGTGGTATTTTACATAAAGAATGAGAGCAGGTCAATGGCAAGATGGTACTTGAGTAGCGAGCTGATGAAGTGACTGAGCAAGCAAGGTCAATAGCTGAAGGATGAGTATCTCAGGTGGAGGGACAgcaagtgcagaggccctgaggcaggagtctGCCATTTATGTTCCAAAGACAGCAAGGAGCTGAGTAAAGGAGTTAGAGACGGGGAGGAGTAAAGGAGTTAGAGAGGGGGAGGAGGCGAGTTTAGAGATTTGGTTGGGGACCCAAATCATTTCAAGTTCTCTGGCTCTTACTCTGAATGAAACAAGAAGCCCTTAGAGGGTTTGGAGCAGTGGGGAGTGGTATGTTCTGACAGGTGGACAAGGATCACTTCACCTGGAAAGGGGTCAATAAACTAAGGGGGCCAAAGTAGAAACAAGGAGACCAGTCAGAAGACTACTGCAGTGCTCAGGCAGGAAATAATGGTGGCTTGGATCAGGAGTTAACAGGGAAAATGGGACCAAGTGATGGATTCTCGCTATATTTTAAAGGTGGAGCCAAAAATGTCTGCTGATTCAGTGTATGTggagtggaagagaaagaaaaagtcaggCATGGCTCTAAAATGTTTgtcctgagcaactggaagattGGGGTTGTCATTTACTGAGACAAGACAGACTACAGGAGAAGCTGATTTGGGGGAGAGAATCAGAAGTTTGGATTAGATACCATAAGTTTCAAATTCTCAGTGATATCTAAGTGAAGATGGCAAGAAGATAGTTGTATCTAAAATTTAGGGAAGAGTTCAGGCTGACAATTTAAATTTGAGCATTGTTGACATAGGATTAGGTTAAAGCCATGAGCCTGGGTGAGATTGCACAGGGAACGAGCATAGAAGagagacgtccacacacagaccCCTGGTTCACACCACGGGTTAGAGGTTGGGAGGTGAGTAGGAACCGCGGGGGAGACTGACAGAGTAGAGGGCTACGGTGGTCGGTTTGGAGAGTGTTGGTGATGGATGTggagagaatggagaggaaagagacacCCAGGAGGTCCAATCTACAGGAGGGAGAACTTGCTTGTTCTCTGCCATGGAACCAGCGAGTAACTCTGAGCTGGCTAGACTTGAAACCAGTGTTTCCCCATTTGCAAGATTAAAGGCTTTGAAAgataattaaatgaaatcatcTAAGTTATTCAGAATAAGAATATATAGCATTGATGTAGTTAGgcaatatttttattctctttgaaaagTCTCTTGAGCCATAAAGAAATCTCAAAGGATAGCATAGAGCAGAatgtttggattttttaaaatttgttttaaaatcactgGATAAGTTAATTCAACAGAAAGTCTTGTAACCACAGACCCTCTaagaccagttcaactgaccccatcttatcagcagagtaattaagagtgatttttcaggaactgagaccctttgtccagttcaggccagttgagaccaccaacccatcaactgggcctgcacaaatgcccaataagtgacctttttgatgtcaaagagctaaaaactccaccctcagataaCACTagcaccaccattttgtgaacacgtgTCCTGTGAAGAGCTATAAGCTTGACTACACTTGCGCAGACCATCAATCACCTCACttctcacctccaatcatctaccTCCACACCTCAGACCGCCCTGCCCCTCAGCCCATAAATTGTGCCCCAAGCACTGGATCAGGGAGACAAATCTGAGAGCATACGCCCCTGTTTCCTCACAGATGGATCTagcaataaagctgatttcttttcccaaaagctgatgctgttAATAATTGGGTTTTCTGATGCACGTCAAGCAAGAGagccccaattttgtgcagtaacaatcTTAGTGATAGAGAAAAGTGTCTCTCCACTGACTAACACAGTgatctttactttaaaaatgtttctcaaatGGTGACTAAATAACTCTATCCAAAAAGATATGGAATAGTAAAGCTGTGAATAAAGTCAATCATGGAAAAACATGAAAACTGTTATTTTGGCAGAGACCAACATGCATTTTAGAACTACAATGCTGTGAAAATGATCTTTTGAAATAGTTGGTGATTATGTCAGAGTGCCCTAAGGGTAACTTACAAATTGATCAGCAAATTTACAGAAAACACAGCACCTGGAAGGCAACATAGCTGACAATTCCTCTTGGTTGTGACTTCCTTTGCAGTGGAAGGGCCTATGTTAAATAACACCCCAAAACAGGGAAGTGTTGATTCTTAACTCAAATAGCATGTTTTAGTTCAACATCTTTATATGATTTCACACTGTGTTGATGGTAAATCTGGTGGCAGATTTACCTGGTTGGGCTATGGGACTTCCACAGTTAATGCTGAAAGTATCAAGATTTGTGTCAAACAGTAGTTTTATTCTCTGTTAAGtgaataaaaattaaaccaaGTGATTCTTCCAGTAAGTCATGACTGTGAGTGTTAGAATGAATTATCTCCGTCTGATTGGTCCATTTTCCCACAGGTATTTCTTCATGGTTGAAGAAGACAATACTCCCTTATCAGTCACGGTGACTCCCTGTGATGCACCTTTAGAGTGGAAGCTGAGCCTCCAGGAGCTGCCGGAAGAGACAAGCGGGGAAGGCTCAGGTAAGCAGGGCGACAGATCTGGCCCCAGAACTCTGCGTGGATGGCTAAAAGGTTCATGAAACATACAGCCCTCTGTTAGTGGGAAAACCAGAGTAGATTCATAGGTGAAGTTGGGAATTTTGCAGTGGAAATGAGGGAAATGGGGATGGCATCAGATGACAGTGATCTTGGTAAAATGAAAGGTTAGGAGAGACAGGTGTGGGGACTGAAGGAACAAGGAAAAGGCGAGAGGTTTGGACTAGCTTCTCTAGCTGTGGTTTGCAATCTTGCCTGAACATTGGAATCGTCACTGAGGGCTTTCAATACTAATGATGTCTGCCTTCTATCCTCAGAGGTTCTGATTTAATTGCCCTGGAGTGTAGTCTGGACATTGGGACTGTTAAAAGTTCcccccaggagattctgataTGTGTCCAAAGTTAAGAATGTCTGATCTCTGGGGAGTAAAGGGTGGAAACAGAGAGAAGCAAAGGGCATTCACCACCACTGGAAGTCCAGGAGGAGAAGATAGTCAGTAGGAGGAGTGGGTTAGGCGTTTAAGAAGAGGCAGATGGTAGAAAGCAAAAAGCAAGCTCCAAGGAAATGAGGAGAGTCTGCTGAGGCCCTGGAGTGATGCAGCTCCCTTTAAGGGGCGAAGACATCATAGCATAAAGGTGAGGCTTGACCATGGGTGCCAGGCACAGGGTGCTAGCAAGCTGTGATACTTAAACACTGATTGGGGAGTGCTGTCATTAGGAAAATATTGACAGTGCATAGGGGGAGCGTTgagactgagatggagaagatgaTTAGTTGTGTGATGGTCGTGTTAATCTCATGGTTTAGGTATATGAAATTCTACATACCCCGCCCTCACTCTGCAGAGATAAGCTAGAAAAGGTTCATTCCCACTCTGGCTGCCCAGTTCTCTCCAGGTCCTCTAAACCTCTCTACACACGGATATCTGTGTGATGTCTGATATTAAGAGTacagaagatggaaaaaatgagGCTGGTTTCAATACTTCCCCTACATTACTCCTGGGCACGTGTTCTACACATTGAAAATTAGGTCTCTACTGGTGCTTTACATTGTGTACTTTAATGAGATTGTCCAGTCCTGCTAACAAAACTGAAATCAGTGAAGTGGCTGGCCAATCCAAATGCAAGCCAATAGAATCCTTTTGGTAAGCAGATTGACTGTTGTGATTAATCTCTAAAAGGGTTGCAGTCATTGACCTAAAAATTCCACTAACTGGAGTCTGTCgtgaagaaagaatttaaaatcagaaaagcctTACAAATTTATAagagcattatttataatggtCAAAAATTAACCAATATTATTACTTTGATGATgtaatattaaatgagaaaaacaagattCAAACGTGGAGGTTTGTCTAGGTACATATATGCAtgataaatgttattaaattacagagaaaaatgaaacaataagatcaattgcataaaaatatgtaaaagtaaagactggatggaaataacccaaaatatTAATAGAAGACTGTCTCTGGATCATGAATTAATGGATGATTTTTTATCTTGTTCCCCATTTCCTAATTTTCTACTAggaacatgtattatttttataatgggGAAAAACTAAGATAGTCTTAAGAACGCAACTTAAGGCAAGCCGCAGCCTATGCCCTGATGTGTATCCTGTGCTTCTCTGTGTCTCCTAGGTGATCCAGAGCCGCtggagcagcagaagcagcagatCATTAATGAGGAAGGCACAGAGTTATTCTCCTACAAAGGCAACGATGTGGAGTATTTTATATCTTCGAGTTCTCCATCTGGTTTATATCAGTTGGAGCTTCTTTcaacagagaaagacacacattTTAAGGTCTATGCCACCACAACTCCAGAGTCTGATCAGCCCTATCCTGAATTACCTTATGACCCAAGGGTGGATGTTACCTCCCTGGGCCGCACCACAGTCACTTTGGCCTGGAAACCGAGCCCCACAGCCTCTTTGCTGAAACAGCCCATTCAGTACTGCGTGGTCATCAACAAAGAGCACAACTTCAAAAGTCTGTGTGCAGTGGAAGCCAAACTGAGTGCGGATGATGCTTTTATGATGGCGCCAAAACCCGGTCTAGACTTTAGCCCCTTTGACTTTGCCCACTTCGGATTTCCTTCAGATAATTTGGGTAAAGAACGCAGCTTCCTAACCAAGCCTTCTCCCAAACTGGGCCGGCACGTGTACTCCAGGCCCAAGGTGGACATTCAGAAGATCTGCATAGGAAACAAGAACATCTTCACCGTCTCGGATCTGAAACCCGACACCCAGTACTACTTCGACGTCTTTGTGgccaacagcaacagcaacatgAGCACTGCTTACGTCGGCACCTTCGCCAGGACCAAGGAAGAGGCGAAACAGAAGACAGTTGAGCTAAAAGATGGGAAAGTTACAGATGTCTTTGTTAAAAGGAAGGGAGCGAAGTTTCTACGGTTTGCTCCAGTCTCTTCTCACCAAAAAGTCACCTTGTTCATCCACTCTTGTCTGGATGCTCTCCAAATCCAAGTGAGAAGAGACGGGAAGCTGCTTCTGTCTCAGAATGTGGAAGGCATCCGGCAGTTTCAGCTTAGAGGAAAACCCAAAGCAAAATATCTCATTCGActgaaaggaaacaagaaaggagCATCTATGTTGAAAATCCTGGCCACCACAAGGCCTAGTAAGCAGGCGTTTCCCTCTCTTCCGGAAGACACGAGAATCAAAGCCTTCGACAAGCTGCGCACCTGTTCCTCGGCCACCGTGGCTTGGCTGGGCACTCAGGAAAGGAACAAGTTTTGCATCTACAAAAAGGAAGtggatgaaaactacaatgaagaccagaagagaagagaacaaaacCAATGCCTGGGACCAGATAcaaggaagaaatcagaaaaggtTCTCTGTAAATATTTCCACAGTCAAAACCTGCAAAAAGCAGTGACCACAGAAACCATTAAGGGTCTTCAGCCTGGAAAATCTTACCTGCTGGATGTTTATGTCATAGGACATGGGGGCCACTCTGTGAAGTATCAGAGTAAAGTCGTGAAAACCAGGAAGTTCTGTTAGTTACCTTGTATAGAGATGTATTATGTAGAACTCCAGGAGAGACATTAAATCACTTTAAGTAGAGACTGACTACTCTCACAGCTGAGAGAAGTTGTGAGCTGAACTTGTACTGTGGAATGAAGGATATCAACTTGTGTATATTGGTGTTTATATAAGTAATTGTTGGAGGAGACTTGTTCGAGTGTGCCCCAGCGGGACCTAGTGTCTGATGGCCGCTGATGTCCAAGATAGAGGACATCTTGAAGGAACTGCCATCCCTTGCTTTGACCACTGCATGAACtgcttctaaattattttattacctaaaaatttaaaatatgccatTCATTGCACACATCCACAAATGCAAATCATTCCTCTCTATAGATGCTaggatatatataaattattttataaagtctTGTTTCAAATGTCAGTGTTTCTATGATTGTAAACTATTAAAATCTTTTCCTGTTAAAGTACAGATCTAATCTAAGTATATTAAGTGGACAGGCCTCTAGTCAGTTATATTGCTATTGTAAATTCTTATCTGTTGagtaaaatgtttaaatactGTATGTATCTCATGTACAAAGTTGAC
The genomic region above belongs to Equus caballus isolate H_3958 breed thoroughbred chromosome 2, TB-T2T, whole genome shotgun sequence and contains:
- the NDNF gene encoding protein NDNF → MVPLRWCLLWLLLPLSSRTQKLPTRDEELFQMQIRDKAFFHDSSVIPDGAEISSYLFRDTPKRYFFMVEEDNTPLSVTVTPCDAPLEWKLSLQELPEETSGEGSGDPEPLEQQKQQIINEEGTELFSYKGNDVEYFISSSSPSGLYQLELLSTEKDTHFKVYATTTPESDQPYPELPYDPRVDVTSLGRTTVTLAWKPSPTASLLKQPIQYCVVINKEHNFKSLCAVEAKLSADDAFMMAPKPGLDFSPFDFAHFGFPSDNLGKERSFLTKPSPKLGRHVYSRPKVDIQKICIGNKNIFTVSDLKPDTQYYFDVFVANSNSNMSTAYVGTFARTKEEAKQKTVELKDGKVTDVFVKRKGAKFLRFAPVSSHQKVTLFIHSCLDALQIQVRRDGKLLLSQNVEGIRQFQLRGKPKAKYLIRLKGNKKGASMLKILATTRPSKQAFPSLPEDTRIKAFDKLRTCSSATVAWLGTQERNKFCIYKKEVDENYNEDQKRREQNQCLGPDTRKKSEKVLCKYFHSQNLQKAVTTETIKGLQPGKSYLLDVYVIGHGGHSVKYQSKVVKTRKFC